Proteins from a genomic interval of Sphingobacterium sp. SYP-B4668:
- a CDS encoding triple tyrosine motif-containing protein, which translates to MKYLKAIKYGVAVLLFVHSTIVSAQVLMPKIKAFMSYDYHAGLQNWEVELDTEGRVYVANNEGLLVYDGVTWKLFQTPNKTIVRSIYIDAQANRVYVGAQDEIGYFEIDQDGSLQYVSLLTYLAEADRYFEDVWSIHSFEGRLYFQTNKKLLIYKDRHFDIYQAQQKIEFLNKLNHQLFLHDTSRGLLMDEGQGWKIIGQHPEWVKKGIRGVIPQSNGGYLIVTRVGDCYTLTAEGQVKAAASAFSSIFDGLKINMVGMIRKGVWAVGTMDGQVILINDDGVLLNVLNKDKGLKMGGIRSVTSDIMNNIWVGTDVGVGYIGIDDPIQMIVPHMQQPTKIYNATYYNNELYLATAQGLLKLDKNQQYVKLDNSIAEVWNLQKIEHKLLVFYDNGLAEINGDKLRHIVQGKGTWMMSPNAEKNTDSYLLGTYQGLSWVKLAREDSLSERVVTDVVQMSTRFLWYDIPNQSVWISHPYRGVMKISFNKEGNVQAVKSYEKDHGLPSNINNYVFHIQDALVVATTDGIYTYKSEQDVFVKSDFYAQLFGNKLIQYLEEDQNGNIWFVNEKKVGVVHFEGGRAIEHAKIYFFPELTGRLIAGFEKINPISGSQVLFGGYEGLFQLNFDKFRQRTDSFKVLISSVKSIGTIEKLLYGGFLQASGPKGRLQINRPINYADNAIEIIYAVAGLQEAHLVYSSLLVGVDKDWSAWNTEQKRSYYNLAPGKYEFQVKAKNNVDQVSPTQTIYFEILPPWYLSIWAKVGYIILIIALFYYLLRYLNKRHQQILLKQQYLYDLELKANKQLIGELEKEKLISEIQYKNKELSLNTMHLLQRGKLLSTLNEELRPALKNRAEDPYAVMERMSRFIKNAERSDQDWEQFVSHFDKVNNDYLSRLKKNHPTLTPNDLRLCAYIILNFNNKEISQLLNVTGKAIEVSRYRLRKKLSLETEEGLFDYLSKFNNH; encoded by the coding sequence ATGAAATATTTAAAGGCAATCAAATATGGTGTCGCAGTACTGTTGTTCGTGCATAGTACCATCGTATCGGCACAAGTATTGATGCCCAAAATAAAAGCCTTCATGAGCTACGACTATCATGCAGGATTGCAAAATTGGGAAGTAGAATTAGATACGGAGGGCCGGGTATATGTGGCCAATAATGAAGGGTTATTGGTTTATGATGGGGTGACCTGGAAGTTGTTCCAGACGCCTAATAAAACAATTGTTAGAAGTATATATATCGATGCTCAAGCTAATCGTGTCTATGTCGGTGCGCAAGATGAAATTGGGTATTTCGAGATTGACCAGGACGGATCGCTTCAATATGTCTCCTTATTAACTTATCTAGCTGAAGCCGATCGTTATTTTGAAGATGTGTGGTCTATCCATAGTTTTGAAGGTCGGCTATATTTTCAGACAAATAAAAAATTATTAATCTATAAAGATCGGCATTTTGATATCTATCAAGCACAACAGAAAATAGAGTTTTTGAACAAACTCAATCATCAATTATTTTTGCATGACACTTCCAGGGGATTGTTGATGGATGAAGGGCAGGGATGGAAGATAATCGGTCAACATCCCGAATGGGTGAAGAAGGGAATTAGAGGAGTAATTCCTCAGTCTAATGGTGGCTATCTCATTGTGACCCGTGTTGGTGATTGTTATACATTAACTGCCGAAGGGCAGGTCAAAGCGGCAGCCTCTGCGTTTTCGAGTATTTTTGACGGACTTAAAATCAATATGGTCGGAATGATTAGGAAGGGAGTGTGGGCTGTGGGAACAATGGATGGACAAGTCATCCTGATTAATGATGATGGCGTTCTGTTGAATGTCTTGAATAAAGATAAAGGATTAAAAATGGGAGGGATACGAAGTGTGACCTCTGATATCATGAACAACATATGGGTTGGGACAGATGTTGGAGTTGGATATATTGGTATAGATGATCCGATTCAAATGATCGTCCCCCATATGCAACAACCCACTAAGATTTATAATGCGACCTACTATAATAATGAACTTTATCTTGCTACCGCCCAAGGCCTTTTAAAATTAGATAAGAATCAACAATATGTAAAGCTTGATAACAGCATTGCAGAAGTCTGGAATCTGCAGAAAATCGAGCATAAACTTTTGGTTTTTTATGACAATGGATTGGCTGAAATTAATGGAGACAAACTTCGTCATATTGTCCAAGGAAAGGGAACATGGATGATGTCTCCTAATGCCGAGAAAAACACCGACTCTTACTTGTTGGGGACCTATCAAGGACTGAGTTGGGTTAAATTAGCACGGGAAGATTCTCTATCCGAACGTGTTGTCACCGATGTCGTGCAGATGTCTACACGGTTTCTATGGTATGATATTCCGAACCAATCAGTTTGGATATCCCATCCCTATAGAGGTGTTATGAAGATATCCTTTAATAAAGAAGGCAATGTGCAGGCAGTGAAAAGTTATGAAAAAGACCATGGGTTGCCTTCCAATATTAATAATTATGTATTTCACATTCAAGATGCATTAGTCGTTGCGACAACTGATGGTATTTATACCTACAAATCGGAGCAGGATGTATTTGTGAAATCTGATTTCTATGCTCAACTCTTTGGCAATAAACTTATCCAGTATTTAGAAGAAGACCAAAATGGCAATATTTGGTTTGTCAATGAAAAAAAAGTTGGAGTAGTTCATTTTGAAGGGGGGCGAGCAATTGAGCATGCTAAAATCTATTTCTTTCCTGAACTTACAGGTAGACTCATTGCAGGGTTTGAAAAAATTAACCCTATATCAGGGAGTCAAGTTCTGTTTGGAGGTTATGAAGGACTTTTTCAGCTTAATTTCGATAAATTCAGACAACGGACAGATTCTTTTAAGGTATTGATATCTTCCGTCAAATCAATTGGGACCATAGAAAAACTGTTGTATGGTGGCTTTTTACAAGCCTCAGGTCCGAAAGGTCGATTACAAATAAATCGACCCATTAACTATGCTGATAATGCTATTGAGATCATTTATGCTGTAGCAGGCCTTCAAGAAGCGCACCTTGTTTATAGTTCTTTGCTAGTTGGGGTCGATAAAGATTGGTCGGCTTGGAATACGGAGCAAAAGCGAAGCTATTACAATCTTGCACCAGGTAAGTATGAGTTCCAAGTGAAAGCCAAAAACAATGTTGATCAAGTATCACCCACGCAGACGATTTATTTTGAAATCCTACCACCTTGGTATTTAAGTATTTGGGCCAAAGTCGGGTACATCATCCTTATCATTGCACTTTTCTATTATCTGCTTAGGTATCTCAATAAGAGGCATCAGCAAATTCTCCTAAAACAACAGTATTTGTATGATTTGGAACTTAAGGCAAATAAGCAACTGATAGGGGAACTTGAAAAGGAAAAATTAATAAGCGAGATACAGTATAAAAATAAGGAATTATCGCTCAATACGATGCATCTTCTGCAGAGAGGTAAATTATTATCGACATTAAATGAAGAACTACGTCCTGCTTTAAAAAACAGGGCCGAAGATCCTTACGCTGTGATGGAGCGTATGTCTCGCTTTATCAAGAATGCCGAACGGTCCGATCAGGATTGGGAGCAATTTGTGTCGCACTTTGACAAAGTCAACAACGATTATTTGTCAAGACTAAAGAAGAATCACCCCACTCTCACCCCCAATGACCTTCGATTATGCGCCTATATCATTCTGAATTTCAATAACAAAGAGATTTCGCAGCTGCTCAATGTCACAGGTAAGGCCATTGAGGTAAGTCGTTACAGACTGCGTAAAAAATTGTCATTGGAGACCGAAGAAGGACTGTTCGATTACTTAAGTAAATTTAACAACCATTGA
- the ispE gene encoding 4-(cytidine 5'-diphospho)-2-C-methyl-D-erythritol kinase, which yields MISFPNAKINIGLHIVSRRPDGYHNLESIFYPLKMYDVLEHVERDGDTILHLSGVRIPEGGENLCEKALKLVQRDFSIPAQDIYLHKHIPIGAGLGGGSSDAAFLLKSLNETYRLGLSQEQLCTYAHQLGADCPFFIANTPVYAYDIGTSFESVPLNLESFFIVVVKPDIHISTAEAYSHIIPKTANVDLTRAIQLPVQEWKFMIENHFEDGLFEKYPQIKAIKEAFYESGAVYAAMSGSGSAVYGIFWEETNLDHLKDYGTVYYPVKL from the coding sequence ATGATTTCGTTTCCTAATGCTAAGATTAATATTGGACTACATATCGTAAGTAGGCGTCCAGATGGTTACCATAATCTAGAGAGTATCTTTTACCCCCTAAAGATGTATGATGTGCTGGAGCATGTTGAGCGGGATGGCGATACCATTCTTCATTTGTCCGGAGTACGCATTCCTGAAGGAGGCGAAAACCTTTGTGAGAAGGCTTTGAAGTTAGTGCAGCGAGATTTTTCTATCCCTGCACAGGACATTTATCTGCACAAGCACATCCCTATTGGTGCAGGATTAGGCGGCGGTTCTTCGGATGCAGCGTTTCTATTGAAATCATTGAATGAAACCTATCGTTTAGGACTGAGTCAAGAGCAACTCTGTACCTATGCACATCAATTAGGTGCGGATTGCCCTTTCTTTATTGCCAATACACCCGTCTACGCTTATGACATTGGCACAAGCTTTGAATCTGTACCCTTGAATCTAGAGTCCTTTTTTATTGTAGTTGTGAAGCCTGATATCCATATCTCGACGGCGGAAGCCTATAGCCACATTATACCTAAAACAGCCAATGTGGACCTTACGCGTGCAATACAATTGCCAGTTCAGGAATGGAAATTCATGATTGAAAATCATTTTGAAGATGGACTATTTGAGAAGTACCCGCAAATAAAGGCAATTAAGGAAGCATTCTATGAATCAGGAGCCGTATATGCCGCTATGTCTGGCTCTGGCTCTGCCGTTTATGGAATATTTTGGGAAGAGACCAATCTCGATCACTTGAAAGACTACGGTACGGTCTATTATCCAGTCAAACTTTAA
- a CDS encoding TIGR00730 family Rossman fold protein, translating into MKNIFLKEEFHFMEGARSRWRELKYVGGVVYQFVKGFRALHFIGPCITVFGSARFKEDHPYYQLARDVSSKVSQLGFTVMTGGGPGIMEAANRGAQEAGGPSVGCNIVLPHEQHPNPYLDKYVNIEYFFVRKELLRKYSFGIITLPGGFGTLDELFETITLIQTGKIKRFPVVIMGIEYHQHIQEHIRTMTLEGTISPDDEELILFTDDVDEAIEHIRRHAEKSKILKLQPPRKANWVLGEKSLKRQA; encoded by the coding sequence ATGAAGAACATTTTTTTAAAGGAAGAGTTCCACTTTATGGAAGGGGCGCGCAGCAGATGGCGGGAGCTCAAGTATGTTGGCGGGGTGGTATATCAATTTGTCAAGGGGTTTCGTGCGCTTCACTTCATCGGTCCATGTATCACGGTATTCGGATCGGCGAGGTTCAAAGAAGATCATCCGTATTACCAATTGGCTCGTGACGTCAGTAGTAAGGTATCCCAATTAGGCTTCACGGTCATGACAGGAGGAGGTCCCGGAATCATGGAGGCTGCTAATCGGGGTGCACAAGAAGCTGGAGGGCCTTCCGTTGGTTGCAATATCGTGCTGCCCCACGAACAGCATCCGAACCCCTATCTCGATAAATACGTCAATATTGAATATTTCTTTGTCCGCAAAGAGTTGTTAAGAAAATATTCTTTTGGTATCATCACCCTACCTGGTGGATTTGGGACACTAGATGAGCTGTTCGAAACGATTACACTAATCCAAACGGGCAAGATCAAAAGATTCCCTGTGGTCATTATGGGAATAGAATATCATCAGCATATCCAAGAACATATACGAACAATGACATTGGAAGGGACTATTAGTCCAGATGATGAAGAGCTTATACTTTTTACAGACGATGTGGACGAAGCTATTGAACACATTAGACGACATGCTGAAAAGAGCAAGATTCTGAAACTTCAACCTCCTCGTAAGGCAAATTGGGTATTGGGTGAAAAATCGCTCAAGAGACAGGCTTAA
- a CDS encoding ATP cone domain-containing protein produces MQVKKHSGELVPFDPSSLKYSLSRSGAAPEEVTTVYEKIQPKLYDGISTKELYKLAFEQLKNHRESYAARYSLKKALRELGPEGFYFEKWVARLFADEGYDSTTGQTVQGHAVSHEIDVVALKENKMLAVECKFRNDIDAKISVTTPMYFMSRVKDITGIPYTFFGQKNHFSEGWLVTNAYFTSDSIDFGQYYSMNLLSWDYPKSSSIKLRVDDNGLYPITCLTSLTDIDKGLLLKNQIILVKELVQNPSVLRRVNIDKEKGQKILKEACELINSPVEVEY; encoded by the coding sequence ATGCAAGTAAAAAAACATTCTGGCGAACTGGTCCCTTTTGACCCCAGCAGCCTCAAATATTCGCTATCCCGATCCGGAGCAGCGCCTGAGGAAGTAACAACCGTGTACGAGAAAATCCAACCTAAGCTTTATGATGGCATCTCCACTAAAGAGCTCTATAAGCTTGCATTCGAACAACTCAAAAATCATCGCGAATCCTATGCTGCGCGCTATAGCCTCAAGAAAGCTCTTCGAGAGCTAGGTCCGGAAGGTTTTTATTTTGAAAAATGGGTAGCGCGCCTGTTTGCAGACGAAGGATATGACAGCACCACTGGACAGACTGTACAAGGTCATGCCGTGAGTCACGAAATAGATGTAGTCGCCTTAAAGGAAAACAAAATGTTGGCGGTGGAATGTAAGTTTAGAAACGACATCGATGCTAAGATATCCGTGACAACACCTATGTACTTCATGTCCCGGGTTAAAGACATTACTGGAATTCCGTACACCTTTTTTGGTCAAAAAAACCACTTTAGTGAGGGTTGGTTGGTAACTAACGCTTATTTCACCTCCGACTCGATAGACTTTGGACAGTATTATAGCATGAACCTTTTGTCTTGGGACTATCCTAAGTCGAGCAGTATCAAACTCCGAGTGGATGACAATGGACTATATCCCATCACCTGTCTAACGAGCTTAACAGATATCGACAAGGGACTCTTGCTTAAAAATCAAATTATCCTAGTCAAGGAGCTTGTCCAAAATCCCAGTGTGCTGCGACGGGTCAATATTGATAAGGAAAAAGGGCAAAAAATACTTAAAGAGGCATGTGAACTTATCAATAGCCCAGTTGAAGTAGAATACTAA
- a CDS encoding YgaP family membrane protein: MSNILNLALGKVKDKLDAGCEDGNVGSSERVLSVIAGGFILGIGVRNIFKSPLTGFSTLTLGGALVWRGVTGKCVVKEAVAKATGEKDVTVIEHRYFVK, from the coding sequence ATGAGCAATATATTGAATTTAGCTTTAGGAAAAGTAAAAGATAAGTTGGATGCGGGTTGTGAAGATGGAAATGTCGGTAGTTCTGAACGCGTTCTTTCAGTCATTGCAGGAGGATTTATTCTTGGCATTGGAGTCCGTAATATATTTAAAAGCCCATTGACTGGATTTTCTACACTAACATTAGGTGGAGCACTAGTATGGAGGGGCGTTACTGGTAAGTGTGTTGTCAAAGAGGCCGTAGCAAAAGCCACCGGCGAGAAAGATGTAACCGTGATTGAACATCGCTACTTTGTAAAATAA